From a region of the Streptomyces venezuelae genome:
- a CDS encoding MFS transporter — MTSSQLATPRIPGAARREGRPGVALAVIAACQLMVVLDATIVNIALPHIQSALDFTTTDLSWVLSAYTLTFGGLLLLGGRAGDILGRRRVFLAGILLFTLASLLGGFAQEPWQLLAARALQGVGGAIASPTSLALITTTFPEGPERNRAFGVFAAVSAGGGAIGLLTGGMLTEWLDWRWVLFVNVPIGVLIAVLTPLYITESERHPGRFDIAGALTSTGGMASLVYGFISAAEKGWRDAITLGSFAAALVLLGLFVVIESKAREPIIPLRMFADRNRTGTYVIMLGLAAAMFGMFFFIVQFVQNVLGFSPIQSGLGFLPVTAAIITAAGLSQRFLPRFGPKPFMVAGSALTGTGLAWLTFIRTDSSYLSGVLGPMLLFGFGMGLNFVTLTLTAVSGVAPKEAGAASGLLNASQQVGGSLGLSILVTVFGTASRDEATRQVPSFMAQADPEQIAAFKETGFLPDPWGDLVLTHGISTAFYAAVAMAGLALATALLVIRVRKSDLEALAGAAAKAGPAA; from the coding sequence GTGACAAGCTCTCAACTCGCCACACCCCGGATACCGGGCGCGGCACGCCGGGAAGGGCGCCCCGGAGTGGCGCTCGCCGTCATCGCCGCCTGCCAGCTCATGGTCGTGCTCGACGCGACGATCGTGAACATCGCGCTCCCGCACATCCAGAGCGCACTCGACTTCACCACCACCGACCTCTCGTGGGTGCTCAGCGCCTACACCCTCACCTTCGGCGGCCTGCTGCTGCTCGGTGGCCGGGCGGGCGACATCCTGGGCCGACGCCGCGTGTTCCTGGCCGGCATCCTGCTCTTCACCCTGGCCTCCCTCCTCGGCGGCTTCGCCCAGGAGCCCTGGCAGCTGCTCGCGGCCCGCGCCCTGCAGGGGGTGGGCGGCGCGATCGCCTCGCCGACCTCGCTCGCGCTGATCACCACGACCTTTCCTGAAGGCCCCGAGCGGAACAGGGCGTTCGGGGTGTTCGCAGCCGTCTCCGCGGGAGGCGGCGCGATCGGCCTGCTGACCGGCGGCATGCTCACCGAGTGGCTCGACTGGCGCTGGGTGCTCTTCGTCAACGTGCCGATCGGTGTACTGATCGCGGTGCTCACCCCGCTCTACATCACCGAGTCCGAGCGTCACCCCGGCCGCTTCGACATCGCCGGAGCCCTCACCTCCACCGGTGGCATGGCCTCGCTCGTGTACGGGTTCATCAGCGCCGCGGAGAAGGGCTGGCGCGACGCGATCACCCTCGGCTCGTTCGCCGCCGCCCTGGTCCTGCTCGGTCTGTTCGTCGTCATCGAGTCGAAGGCCCGCGAGCCGATCATCCCGCTGCGCATGTTCGCCGACCGCAACCGCACGGGCACCTACGTGATCATGCTCGGCCTCGCCGCCGCGATGTTCGGCATGTTCTTCTTCATCGTCCAGTTCGTGCAGAACGTGCTGGGCTTCTCCCCGATCCAGTCCGGGCTCGGCTTCCTGCCCGTGACGGCCGCCATCATCACCGCCGCCGGGCTCTCGCAGCGCTTCCTGCCGCGCTTCGGTCCCAAGCCCTTCATGGTCGCCGGCTCCGCGCTCACCGGAACCGGTCTGGCGTGGCTGACCTTCATCCGGACCGACAGCTCCTACCTCTCGGGGGTGCTCGGGCCGATGCTGCTCTTCGGCTTCGGCATGGGCCTCAACTTCGTGACCCTGACGCTCACGGCCGTGTCCGGCGTGGCGCCGAAGGAGGCGGGCGCGGCCTCCGGGCTGCTCAACGCCAGCCAGCAGGTCGGAGGCTCGCTCGGCCTGTCGATCCTGGTCACCGTCTTCGGTACGGCCAGTCGTGACGAGGCCACGAGGCAGGTGCCGTCGTTCATGGCACAGGCGGACCCCGAACAGATCGCCGCCTTCAAGGAGACCGGTTTCCTGCCCGACCCCTGGGGCGACCTGGTCCTCACCCACGGCATCTCCACCGCGTTCTACGCCGCCGTCGCCATGGCGGGCCTGGCACTGGCCACCGCCCTGCTGGTGATCCGGGTACGCAAGAGCGACCTGGAGGCCTTGGCCGGCGCCGCCGCGAAGGCCGGTCCTGCCGCCTGA
- a CDS encoding ribonuclease HII: MPYEAPTHTVERSLRATTGAKVIAGVDEVGRGAWAGPVTVCAAITGLRRPPAGLTDSKLLTPKRRDALLDVLEGWVTAYALGHSSPEEIDDLGMTAALRLAAERALEALPVRPDAVILDGKHDYLGPPWRVRTVIKGDQSCIAVAAASVIAKVRRDRMMAELGEQGGGIEDFAFAANAGYPSPVHRAALEELGPTPYHRLSWSYLDALPRWRHLKKVRRSEESMELEIGGQLGFDF; the protein is encoded by the coding sequence ATGCCGTACGAAGCACCCACCCACACCGTCGAACGCTCCCTCCGTGCAACCACCGGCGCCAAGGTCATCGCCGGGGTCGACGAAGTCGGACGAGGGGCCTGGGCCGGACCCGTCACCGTGTGTGCGGCGATCACCGGCCTGCGCCGGCCGCCTGCCGGGCTCACCGACTCCAAACTGCTCACCCCCAAGCGGCGCGACGCCCTGCTCGATGTGCTGGAGGGCTGGGTCACCGCATACGCGCTCGGGCACTCCTCACCCGAGGAGATCGACGACCTGGGGATGACGGCGGCCCTCCGGCTGGCGGCGGAGCGCGCGCTGGAGGCGCTGCCCGTGCGGCCCGACGCGGTGATACTCGACGGCAAGCACGACTATCTCGGCCCGCCCTGGCGGGTCCGTACGGTGATCAAGGGCGATCAGTCCTGCATCGCCGTCGCCGCGGCCTCGGTCATCGCCAAGGTCCGCCGCGACCGCATGATGGCCGAACTCGGGGAACAGGGCGGTGGGATCGAGGACTTCGCGTTCGCCGCCAACGCCGGGTACCCCTCGCCCGTCCACCGGGCGGCGCTGGAGGAGCTGGGGCCCACCCCCTACCACCGGCTCTCGTGGTCGTACCTCGACGCGCTGCCCCGGTGGCGCCATCTCAAGAAGGTGCGCCGCAGCGAGGAGTCGATGGAACTGGAAATCGGAGGCCAACTCGGCTTCGATTTCTGA
- a CDS encoding TetR/AcrR family transcriptional regulator yields the protein MVDSRWSAASPGRRRGPELERAILDAALEQLSTVGWNALTMEGVASAAHTGKAALYRRWPSKADLVADALRSGLPRIGDIPDCGSIREDLYLLCVGTRDVMHSRAGQALRSVLHECDHMHADQFRGVIWSGLHEPAQRLIRELVKRGIGRGDVRPDATGPFVVDVIPAMLMYRAKVCGSEWEDGDIAALIDEVMVPLLRV from the coding sequence TTGGTGGATTCGCGCTGGTCGGCGGCGTCGCCGGGGCGCAGGCGGGGTCCGGAGCTGGAACGGGCGATTCTCGACGCCGCGTTGGAGCAGCTGAGCACGGTCGGCTGGAACGCGCTCACCATGGAGGGGGTCGCGTCCGCCGCGCACACCGGCAAGGCCGCGCTCTACCGCCGCTGGCCCTCGAAGGCGGACCTGGTGGCCGATGCGCTGCGCAGTGGCCTGCCGCGGATCGGTGACATTCCCGACTGTGGTTCGATCCGAGAGGACCTCTACCTGCTGTGTGTCGGCACGCGGGACGTCATGCACTCGCGTGCCGGGCAGGCTCTGCGGTCAGTGCTTCACGAATGCGATCACATGCACGCCGATCAGTTTCGCGGAGTCATCTGGTCCGGTCTGCACGAGCCGGCTCAGCGCCTGATCAGGGAGCTTGTGAAGCGTGGAATCGGGCGGGGTGACGTGCGGCCGGACGCGACCGGTCCGTTTGTCGTGGATGTCATTCCGGCGATGCTCATGTACCGCGCCAAGGTGTGCGGAAGCGAATGGGAGGACGGGGACATCGCGGCGCTGATCGACGAGGTGATGGTGCCGCTGCTCAGGGTGTGA
- a CDS encoding DUF4153 domain-containing protein produces the protein MSENTGGADEARTDDAVNAEPTAGDSPARPDPAGGRQAGAAGPPPWGQAAAAPVNPWQVQRQPAAPSWATLVRPAEAAPVRTATLVAVLASGLATALLLGDGMGPGLLLAVLPAVVAAYAAARAARRSARPWTVAWVIGCLALLAVPALRDSAWPATLAILSAVLLGALALHGSRTWPGVLLSPLGFLDAAVSGTGWLLTGLRARGGVGKDRWLPIAKATGVAVVLLLLFGALFASADAAFADLLGDLLPDVSVEDGPVRFMLFLLGTVLAIAAARTAAAPLRWDRIKVAPGKPRSRVEWALPLIVLNLLFAGFNAVQLAVLFGGYDKVLRSTGLTYAEYARQGFWQLLWATLLTLAVIALALRWAPRSGAGDRRLVRVVLGVLCALTLVVVASALRRMDLYVEAYGLTRLRVSVAAMELWLGLVIVLIMAAGLFGGRWLARAFAASAAAAVLAFGLLSPDGMVAERNVARFEADAKIDLSYFQSLSADAVPALDRLPEPQRSCALRGINDEMAEAGDVPWYAMSLGEYQARQILRERPVTASYEVCSRLGAFGSRVEY, from the coding sequence ATGTCAGAAAACACCGGCGGAGCGGACGAAGCCCGGACCGACGACGCGGTCAACGCGGAGCCCACGGCCGGGGATTCACCCGCGCGGCCGGACCCGGCGGGCGGCAGACAGGCCGGCGCGGCCGGGCCACCGCCCTGGGGACAAGCAGCCGCGGCGCCCGTGAATCCCTGGCAGGTGCAGCGGCAGCCGGCCGCGCCCTCCTGGGCGACACTGGTCCGCCCCGCCGAGGCCGCACCCGTCCGGACCGCGACCCTCGTCGCCGTCCTCGCGTCCGGTCTCGCCACCGCGCTGCTGCTCGGCGACGGCATGGGCCCCGGTCTGCTGCTCGCAGTGCTGCCCGCCGTCGTCGCGGCGTACGCCGCCGCCCGGGCGGCCCGCCGTAGCGCCCGCCCCTGGACCGTGGCCTGGGTGATCGGCTGTCTCGCCCTGCTCGCCGTACCGGCCCTGCGCGACTCGGCCTGGCCGGCCACGCTGGCGATCCTGTCCGCCGTCCTGCTGGGCGCGCTGGCCCTGCACGGCAGCCGCACCTGGCCGGGTGTCCTGCTCAGCCCGCTCGGCTTCCTCGACGCCGCCGTGTCCGGGACCGGCTGGCTGCTGACCGGGCTGCGCGCACGTGGCGGGGTCGGCAAGGACCGCTGGCTGCCCATCGCCAAGGCGACCGGTGTGGCCGTCGTCCTGCTGCTGCTCTTCGGCGCGCTGTTCGCCTCCGCCGACGCCGCCTTCGCCGATCTCCTGGGCGACCTGCTGCCCGACGTGTCGGTCGAGGACGGGCCCGTCCGGTTCATGCTCTTCCTGCTCGGCACCGTCCTCGCGATCGCCGCGGCCCGCACCGCCGCGGCTCCCCTGCGCTGGGACCGGATCAAGGTGGCCCCGGGCAAGCCGCGCTCCCGCGTCGAATGGGCCCTCCCGCTCATCGTGCTCAACCTGCTCTTCGCCGGCTTCAACGCCGTCCAGCTGGCCGTCCTGTTCGGCGGCTACGACAAGGTCCTGCGGAGCACCGGCCTCACCTACGCCGAGTACGCCCGCCAGGGCTTCTGGCAGCTGCTCTGGGCCACCCTGCTCACCCTCGCCGTGATCGCGCTCGCCCTGCGCTGGGCCCCGCGCTCCGGAGCGGGCGACCGTCGCCTCGTCCGGGTCGTCCTCGGAGTGCTGTGCGCGCTGACGCTGGTCGTCGTCGCCTCCGCGCTGCGCCGGATGGACCTCTACGTGGAGGCGTACGGGCTGACCAGGCTGCGCGTGTCGGTGGCCGCGATGGAGCTGTGGCTCGGGCTGGTCATCGTACTGATCATGGCGGCCGGGCTGTTCGGCGGACGCTGGCTGGCGCGTGCCTTCGCGGCCAGCGCGGCCGCGGCCGTCCTGGCGTTCGGCCTGCTCTCCCCGGACGGGATGGTCGCCGAGCGGAACGTCGCCCGCTTCGAGGCGGACGCGAAGATCGACCTCTCCTACTTCCAGTCCCTGTCGGCCGACGCCGTTCCCGCCCTGGACCGGCTGCCCGAGCCGCAGCGGTCCTGCGCCCTGCGCGGGATCAACGACGAGATGGCCGAGGCGGGGGACGTCCCCTGGTACGCGATGAGCCTCGGCGAGTACCAGGCCCGGCAGATTCTGCGGGAGCGCCCGGTGACCGCCTCGTACGAGGTCTGCTCGCGCCTGGGCGCCTTCGGTAGCCGGGTCGAGTACTAG
- a CDS encoding YdbC family protein produces MLVKWIRCTVTDRRGFERGQRKWAGLPGEPGFRGQGGGWSRGRQGVAHVFAFWESRSFYDSFMARSHDRLAASQNGTYTDLRVTLFDHRFDVKTGFEPRFTDADVVRVAHTRVREGRVDHFALMQEKVWNPAMAGSPGMVRGLFGEAPGREFLVLSMWHAAAEHGKYRQERVERLSLRAQLQADVEALTGDVVDLEPSWTV; encoded by the coding sequence GTGCTGGTCAAGTGGATTCGCTGCACGGTGACGGACCGACGCGGGTTCGAGCGCGGGCAGCGAAAATGGGCGGGGCTGCCCGGCGAGCCGGGATTCCGGGGACAGGGCGGCGGCTGGAGCCGGGGCCGGCAGGGGGTCGCGCATGTCTTCGCGTTCTGGGAGAGCCGGTCCTTCTACGACTCCTTCATGGCCCGCTCGCACGACCGGCTCGCCGCCTCCCAGAACGGCACCTACACCGATCTGCGGGTCACCCTCTTCGACCACCGCTTCGACGTGAAGACCGGCTTCGAGCCGCGCTTCACCGATGCCGATGTCGTACGGGTCGCGCATACGAGGGTCCGGGAGGGGCGGGTCGACCACTTCGCCCTGATGCAGGAGAAGGTGTGGAATCCGGCGATGGCCGGCTCGCCCGGGATGGTCCGGGGCCTCTTCGGGGAGGCCCCGGGCCGGGAGTTCCTGGTGCTCTCGATGTGGCACGCCGCCGCCGAGCACGGCAAGTACCGGCAGGAGCGGGTCGAGCGGCTGTCCCTGCGCGCCCAGCTCCAGGCTGATGTCGAGGCCCTCACCGGGGATGTCGTCGACCTGGAGCCCTCCTGGACGGTATGA
- a CDS encoding ADP-ribosylglycohydrolase family protein translates to MTPDSTPERRYARAMASLRGLALGDALGSQYFVPVNYPLLKRRELPTGAQAWQWTDDTEMACSVVAVLAEHGRIDQDALASSFAHHHDFDRGYGPAVNRMLRLVREGQDWRTLAAELFNGQGSWGNGAAMRIAPLGAWYADDPEQATHQAEISSYTTHQHREAVCGAMAVAAAAALAAGTDGPPKASDLLDGVIALVPRSAVGAGLRRARDMLDYGDATTVAAVLGCGRRTSAHDTVPFALWSAARALDDYERAFWTTAQVGGDVDTTCAIVGGVLGARGDAVLPAAWLARTEALPAWLPEVAAG, encoded by the coding sequence ATGACGCCTGATTCCACTCCCGAACGGCGCTACGCGCGCGCCATGGCCAGCCTCCGAGGGCTGGCGCTGGGGGACGCCCTGGGCTCCCAGTACTTCGTCCCCGTGAACTACCCGCTGCTCAAGCGGCGCGAACTGCCCACCGGCGCCCAGGCCTGGCAGTGGACCGACGACACCGAGATGGCCTGCTCGGTGGTGGCCGTGCTGGCCGAGCACGGGCGGATCGACCAGGACGCGCTCGCGAGTTCCTTCGCCCACCACCACGACTTCGACCGTGGATACGGGCCCGCGGTGAACCGGATGCTGCGTCTGGTCCGGGAGGGGCAGGACTGGCGCACGCTGGCCGCCGAACTGTTCAACGGGCAGGGCTCGTGGGGCAACGGCGCCGCGATGCGCATCGCGCCCCTCGGGGCCTGGTACGCCGACGACCCGGAGCAGGCCACCCACCAGGCGGAGATCTCCTCCTACACCACCCACCAGCACCGCGAGGCCGTGTGCGGGGCGATGGCCGTCGCCGCGGCGGCGGCACTGGCCGCGGGCACCGACGGCCCGCCGAAGGCCTCCGACCTGCTGGACGGGGTCATCGCACTGGTCCCGCGCAGCGCGGTGGGCGCGGGGCTGCGGCGTGCGCGGGACATGCTGGACTACGGCGACGCCACCACGGTCGCGGCGGTGCTGGGCTGCGGGCGGCGTACGAGCGCGCACGACACCGTGCCGTTCGCCCTGTGGTCGGCGGCGCGGGCCCTGGACGACTACGAGCGGGCGTTCTGGACCACCGCGCAGGTGGGCGGGGACGTCGACACGACCTGCGCGATCGTCGGCGGGGTGCTCGGAGCGCGTGGTGACGCCGTGCTGCCGGCCGCCTGGCTGGCGCGTACCGAGGCACTGCCGGCCTGGCTGCCGGAGGTCGCGGCGGGCTGA
- a CDS encoding histidine phosphatase family protein, whose amino-acid sequence MARPRRIVLVRHGESEGNADDSVYEREPDHALRLTPTGREQASEAGVRLRTLFGTETISAYVSPYRRTLQTFRELRLDPTRVRMREEPRLREQDWGNWQDQNDVRLQKAYRDAYGHFFYRFAQGESGADVYDRVGSFLESLYRSFEAPDHPENVLLVTHGLTMRLFCMRWFHWSVAEFEALSNPGNGEFRVLLRGPDSRYRLDRPFERWTTPEPYDLDG is encoded by the coding sequence ATGGCTCGACCACGGCGCATCGTCCTTGTCCGACACGGGGAGTCGGAGGGGAACGCCGACGACTCGGTCTACGAACGGGAGCCCGACCACGCCCTGCGGCTGACCCCCACGGGGCGCGAGCAGGCGTCCGAGGCAGGCGTCCGGCTGCGCACGCTCTTCGGCACCGAGACGATCAGCGCGTACGTCTCCCCGTACCGCCGCACCCTGCAGACCTTCCGGGAGCTCCGGTTGGACCCGACAAGGGTGCGGATGCGCGAGGAGCCGCGCCTGCGCGAGCAGGACTGGGGGAACTGGCAGGACCAGAACGACGTGCGGCTGCAGAAGGCGTACCGGGACGCGTACGGACACTTCTTCTACCGGTTCGCGCAGGGCGAGTCGGGCGCCGACGTGTACGACCGGGTCGGTTCCTTCCTGGAGAGCCTCTACCGCAGCTTCGAGGCCCCCGACCATCCCGAGAACGTGCTGCTGGTGACCCACGGGCTGACGATGCGGCTGTTCTGCATGCGCTGGTTCCACTGGTCCGTGGCCGAATTCGAGGCCCTGTCCAATCCGGGCAACGGTGAATTCCGGGTGCTCCTGCGCGGCCCGGACAGCCGGTACCGGTTGGACCGCCCATTTGAGCGGTGGACCACACCCGAGCCTTACGACCTGGACGGCTAG
- a CDS encoding DUF1152 domain-containing protein, which yields MTALHSNPLFDRLADAENILVTGAGGGFDIYAGLPVALSLMHQGKRVHLANLSFSALAGLPSEAWVAPDLAAVTPDSAPHLSYFPERTLARWLELHGYPATVYAFPQTGVQPLRAAYRELVDLHRIDAVVLVDGGTDILMRGDEAGLGTPEEDLTSVAALAALEDVPERLVVSVGFGVDAYHGVSHGLVLENIAALERAGAYLGAFSIPRATKEGALFLDAVAHAQEQTPDRPSIVNGSIAAAVRGSFGDVQFTSRTQGSELFVNPLMSLCFAFDLPGLAARCLYLDRIEDTHLMRQVHSRIAEFREELVTRPSRRIPH from the coding sequence ATGACGGCCCTGCACTCCAACCCGCTTTTCGACCGCCTCGCCGATGCCGAGAACATCCTGGTCACCGGTGCCGGCGGCGGCTTCGACATCTACGCCGGCCTCCCCGTGGCCCTGTCCCTCATGCACCAGGGCAAGCGGGTCCACCTCGCCAACCTCTCCTTCAGCGCCCTCGCCGGACTGCCCTCCGAGGCGTGGGTGGCCCCCGACCTGGCCGCCGTCACTCCTGACTCCGCGCCCCACCTGTCCTACTTCCCCGAGCGGACCCTGGCCCGGTGGCTGGAACTCCACGGCTACCCGGCCACCGTGTACGCCTTCCCCCAGACCGGGGTGCAGCCTCTGCGGGCGGCCTACCGCGAGCTGGTCGACCTGCACCGCATCGATGCGGTTGTCCTGGTCGACGGCGGCACGGACATCCTGATGCGGGGCGACGAAGCGGGCCTCGGCACGCCCGAGGAGGACCTGACCAGCGTCGCGGCGCTGGCCGCGCTGGAGGACGTGCCCGAGCGCCTCGTCGTGTCGGTGGGCTTCGGTGTGGACGCGTACCACGGGGTCAGTCACGGTCTGGTACTGGAGAACATCGCCGCGCTGGAACGCGCGGGCGCCTACCTCGGGGCGTTCTCCATACCGCGCGCCACCAAGGAGGGCGCGCTCTTCCTCGACGCGGTGGCCCATGCCCAGGAGCAGACCCCGGACCGGCCCAGCATCGTGAACGGCTCGATCGCCGCGGCCGTCCGGGGCTCCTTCGGCGATGTGCAGTTCACCAGCCGCACACAGGGCAGCGAGCTCTTCGTGAACCCGCTGATGTCGCTGTGCTTCGCCTTCGACCTGCCGGGGCTCGCCGCGCGCTGCCTCTACCTGGACCGCATCGAGGACACCCACCTGATGCGCCAGGTCCATTCCCGGATCGCCGAGTTCCGCGAGGAGCTGGTCACCCGCCCGTCCCGCCGCATCCCCCACTGA
- a CDS encoding nitroreductase family protein, with protein MTSHHTMSVAEAIRTRRTVRHYRPDPIPGTVLDALLALAVEAPTSWNLQDRSIVVVSGEQGRAGLTWATGGQPQPQEAPVVLVFVAEPQSWREDHSDIHEQARRSGAWDDAFITMFSTASRAFQEDLDQRGLLREYAVKDAMIAASFLMLAATEMGLATSPMNGWDEAAVKKVIGIGDRDDLAIALLVSVGYAAEERRHPGRRATERNVFYGSYGCRGVGAGQHLPDQAGGQPGRQQDADLTGRPHRAD; from the coding sequence ATGACGAGCCACCACACCATGTCGGTCGCCGAGGCGATCCGCACCCGTCGCACCGTCCGCCACTACCGGCCCGACCCGATCCCGGGCACCGTGCTCGACGCGCTCCTCGCTCTCGCCGTGGAGGCCCCCACCAGCTGGAACCTGCAGGACCGGTCGATCGTCGTGGTCTCCGGAGAACAGGGCCGCGCCGGGCTGACATGGGCCACGGGAGGCCAGCCCCAGCCCCAAGAGGCGCCGGTCGTCCTGGTCTTCGTGGCCGAGCCGCAGTCCTGGCGCGAGGACCACAGCGACATCCACGAGCAGGCCCGGCGCAGCGGAGCCTGGGACGACGCGTTCATCACGATGTTCTCCACCGCGTCCAGGGCTTTCCAGGAGGACCTCGATCAGCGCGGTCTGCTCCGGGAGTACGCGGTCAAGGACGCCATGATCGCGGCCTCCTTCCTGATGCTCGCGGCCACGGAGATGGGTCTGGCGACCTCGCCCATGAACGGCTGGGACGAGGCCGCGGTGAAGAAGGTGATCGGGATCGGCGACCGTGACGACCTGGCCATCGCCCTGTTGGTCTCGGTGGGCTATGCGGCGGAGGAACGGCGCCATCCGGGTCGGCGGGCCACGGAGCGCAACGTCTTCTACGGATCGTACGGATGCCGCGGCGTCGGCGCAGGACAGCACCTGCCGGATCAGGCTGGTGGACAGCCCGGTCGCCAGCAGGACGCGGATCTGACCGGCCGTCCGCACCGGGCGGACTGA
- a CDS encoding arylamine N-acetyltransferase family protein, with amino-acid sequence MWSGDELDLDAYLDRIGYQGDREPSGELRPDLRTLYAVHRAHTAAITFESLDVLLGRPVALDLKSIEDKLVHGRRGGYCYEQNSLLAAALQRIGFEVSGRGARNRTRGDSVLAVTHAVLVVTVEGEPWLCDAGFGFQGLREPMPLGRPGTEVRQGEWTYRVREEEDGVLALCLLRGDTWRDLYAFSPQHYHPVDYVVLNHYSSTHPASSFAGRLVVQRPGDGVRQALVGRELTRLHPDGRAEQEIVGPDELLATLDQQFGLRLPDRDAAELVRIHRAED; translated from the coding sequence ATGTGGAGCGGTGACGAGCTGGACCTGGACGCGTATCTGGACCGGATCGGATATCAGGGGGACCGGGAGCCGTCCGGGGAACTCCGCCCGGACCTCCGCACGTTGTACGCAGTGCACCGTGCCCATACCGCCGCCATCACCTTCGAGAGCCTGGACGTCCTGCTCGGCCGCCCCGTCGCGCTGGACCTCAAGTCGATCGAGGACAAGCTCGTGCACGGCCGCCGCGGCGGCTACTGCTACGAGCAGAACTCGCTGCTCGCCGCCGCCCTGCAGCGGATCGGCTTCGAGGTCTCCGGGCGTGGTGCCCGCAACCGCACCCGCGGCGACTCCGTCCTCGCCGTGACGCACGCCGTCCTCGTCGTCACCGTCGAGGGTGAACCATGGCTGTGCGACGCCGGGTTCGGTTTCCAGGGGCTCCGTGAGCCGATGCCGCTGGGACGGCCGGGCACCGAGGTGCGGCAGGGCGAGTGGACGTACCGCGTCCGTGAGGAGGAAGACGGAGTCCTCGCGCTGTGCCTGCTGCGCGGCGACACCTGGCGGGACCTGTACGCCTTCTCCCCGCAGCACTACCACCCCGTCGACTACGTCGTACTCAACCACTACAGCTCCACCCACCCCGCCTCCTCCTTCGCCGGGCGGCTCGTCGTCCAGCGCCCTGGCGACGGCGTCCGCCAGGCGCTCGTCGGGCGGGAACTCACCCGGCTGCACCCCGACGGCCGGGCCGAGCAGGAGATCGTCGGCCCGGACGAACTGCTCGCCACGCTCGACCAGCAGTTCGGACTTCGGCTGCCCGATCGGGACGCGGCGGAACTGGTACGGATCCACCGCGCCGAGGACTGA